The nucleotide window GTCAGGGCCTGCCCGCCGCGCTGGCCGCCACGCTGGGCACCGGGCCCAACTCGGCCCGCGTGCGCGAGGCCATGCGCCAGGACGGCGTCGAGCTGCTCGTCGAGGAGCTCGTGGGTGACATCGGCACCTGCACCACCCTCATCGAGCCCACCGGCCGGCGCACCTTCATCACCACCGAGGGCGTGGAGGCCGAGCCCCAGCGCGAGGACCTGGAGCGCATCGACCTCATGGCGGGGGACTGGGTCTACGCCACCGGCTACGACCTGGCCCACCCCACCAGCTGCCCGGTCCTGGTCGAGTGGCTGCTGTCCATGCCCTCCGGCGTCGGGCTGGCCATCGATTTGGGCCCGGTCCAGCCCGACATCCCCGATGCCATCCTCGCACCCCTGCTGCACCGCAGCTCCCTGCTGACCGGCAACGACCTGGAGATGACCCGGCTCATCGCCCGCATCGGCGGCTCCCAGGCACTGCGCGAGGCCTGCCCCCAGGCCCTGCTGGTGCGCCGCACCGGCATCCACGGCTGCGTCCTGGGGCCCGTGGGCGCCGAGACCGTCGAGGTGCCGGGCTTCGCCCGCGGGGTCGTGGACACCACGGGCGCGGGGGACACCCACACCGGCGTCCTGGTCGTCGGGCTCATGGACGGCCTGGACCCGGTGGCCGCCGCCCGCCGCGCCAACGCCGCCGCCTCGGAGGCCGTGGCCCGCATCGGCCCTGCCCGCGCCCCCAGCCGTGCCGAGATCGACGCGCTCCTGGCGAGCCAGTCCTGAGTCGGGCCCGCGCCCACGGTCCACGACGTGACCTGTTCCTGGCCCGCCCCGGCGGCGTGGCAGGCCCCGGGCGGGGCAGAATCCGATAGTTTCAGGGCATCATGGCCAATCGTCGTCACACCCGCAGTCAGTCCCCCTCCGCGGGGCCATCCCGGGGCCGGGCGCAGGGCGCCTCCGGGTCTCGGGGTGCGCCCACCGCCACCCAGAACCTGCCCGGCTCCCGCTACCGCCGCACCGCCTGGGCCTTCGCCCTCATCGGCCTGGCCGGAATGCTGGGCCTGCGCGAGTGGTTCGGGGTCTCCGGCGCCGCCGGGGGCTTCCTGCACCACATCGCCGCCGGCCCGGTGGGGGTCCTGGGCATCGTGGTGCCCCTGCTCCTGGGGGCGCTGGGCGTGGCCATGCTGCGCGTGCACAGCCTGGGGGCGGTGCACGCGCGCGTCGCCGTGGGCTGCCTGGGCATCCTGACGGCCGTGACCGGCATGATCCAGGTCGGCTCGGGCAACCCCCGCCTCACCGACGGCATCGAGGGCCTGGAGGACGCCGGGGGCCTGCTGGGCTGGCTCGTGGGCTACCCCCTGGCCTCCCTGTTCTCCGCCGTGGGGGCCTTCATCCTCTTCCTGCTCCTCCTGGCCTTCTCCGCCCTGGTCCTGTCCGGGCTGACCATCGCCGAGCTGCGCGAGCGGGTCTCCCAGCGGCGCGCCGAGATGACGGGGGAGGGCGGTCAGGACTCCCTGGCCCAGCGCGCCCTGGGGCGCATGCGCCGCAGCCGCGGGGCCGAGCCCGAG belongs to Actinomyces capricornis and includes:
- a CDS encoding PfkB family carbohydrate kinase, which encodes MTLYRPPCFISTGSVLIDLPLHVGRVPAPGGAITGVSSGPVVGGGYTVVSAVARQGLPAALAATLGTGPNSARVREAMRQDGVELLVEELVGDIGTCTTLIEPTGRRTFITTEGVEAEPQREDLERIDLMAGDWVYATGYDLAHPTSCPVLVEWLLSMPSGVGLAIDLGPVQPDIPDAILAPLLHRSSLLTGNDLEMTRLIARIGGSQALREACPQALLVRRTGIHGCVLGPVGAETVEVPGFARGVVDTTGAGDTHTGVLVVGLMDGLDPVAAARRANAAASEAVARIGPARAPSRAEIDALLASQS